One genomic segment of Mytilus galloprovincialis chromosome 5, xbMytGall1.hap1.1, whole genome shotgun sequence includes these proteins:
- the LOC143076777 gene encoding ubiquitin-associated and SH3 domain-containing protein B-like, whose protein sequence is MASADLPTRHHRNDTIKRRQTPSALDILMQMGFPKQRAEKAIAATGDNGVQLASDWLLSHVHDPTLDSNIPREYILYLCPVGPLQKQLTEFWEKSQNMCGFNGAHSYFPHVTLCPFFKCDDNKVHVLSEAMAKMEEKLSQCPGKLQLDFFSQVNFIGLFIRDQHYDFLMKIADDFSAEIRKSGVNLEPHRKQLHMTLAYQYPTEQHEALLKLAKEIDLSADVRWDYRLYSRDARSGPTEVRKVIKCYTHQLGDELELIEGDFISVDLAEVEKSKDRWYHGTSWLTGNAGMFPGTYTKKTQETFAWTKQRSYPLVERPSSVNPVTNGFHSEVAHDENQYALVVKNRPHDSPKFTRSHPPKKTRAESPPPKLPPTKINRADSNPTKITRAESPPPKLPPTKINRADSNPTKVTRAESPPPKLPPKKQGPCKLFIMRHGERPDFSLGRSWFEEAFDDDGVYTRKNLNLPEKMYKRKTYLEYNYDPPLTEVGKFQAKIAGEYLLKTNCSISHIYTSPSLRCVQTSVEVYKVLGLTNKIKIEPGLFEWTYHVGVPKFMDPQELTDVGLPILTNHCPQFVREDLDPDETVDELYHRCNRATREILKSHEKSGDSVLLVGHSGTLDLCSRSLLGKQSKTEPQYQDFITKIPFCCAISIQQSPDKKKWTVCSDHHLPLSMGKCTGLKIDTLKRVME, encoded by the exons AGAGAAGGCCATAGCTGCTACTGGAGATAATGGTGTACAGCTAGCATCAGACTG GTTACTGTCCCATGTGCATGATCCTACCTTAGACAGCAACATTCCTAGAGAGTATATCCTGTACTTATGTCCTGTTGGACCCCTACAAAAACAGCTGACAGAATTCTGGGAAAAGAGCCAGAACATGTGTGGATTTAATGGAGCTCATTCTTATTTCCCACATGTTACATTATGTCCTTTCTTCAAA tgTGATGACAACAAAGTGCATGTCTTGAGTGAAGCAATGGCCAAAATGGAAGAAAAATTGAGTCAGTGTCCAGGAAAATTACAGCTGGACTTCTTCAGCCAAGTGAATTTTATTGGATTGTTTATCAGAGATCAGCATTATGACTTCCTAATGAAAATTGCAGATGATTTTTCTGCAGAAATTAGAAAATCAG GTGTCAATCTAGAGCCTCACAGAAAACAGTTACACATGACCTTAGCATACCAGTATCCTACAGAGCAGCATGAAGCATTGCTAAAACTAGCCAAAGAAATAGATTTGTCAGCTGATGTTAGATGGGACTACAGATTATATTCTAGGGATGCCAGATCTGGACCGACAGAG GTCCGTAAAGTGATTAAATGTTACACACATCAACTTGGTGATGAATTGGAGCTGATAGAAGGAGATTTTATTTCCGTTGATCTTGCTGAAGTTGAGAAAAGTAAAGATCGTTGGTATCATGGTACTTCCTGGTTAACAGGGAATGCTGGGATGTTTCCGGGAACCTACACTAAAAAGACGCAGGAGACTTTTGCATGGACTAAACAAAG GTCCTATCCTCTTGTAGAAAGACCCTCTAGTGTTAACCCTGTTACAAATGGTTTCCATTCTGAAGTTGCTCATGATGAAAATCAATATGCACTG GTTGTTAAAAACAGACCACATGATTCCCCTAAGTTCACAAGATCACATCCACCGAAAAAAACACGAGCTGAATCACCACCACCTAAACTGCCACCAACAAAAATAAATCGAGCTGattcaaatccaacaaaaataACCAGAGCTGAATCACCACCACCGAAACTGCCACCAACCAAAATAAATAGAGCTGATTCAAATCCAACAAAAGTAACTCGAGCGGAATCACCACCACCAAAACTGCCACCGAAAAAACAAGGTCCATGTAAGCTGTTTATAATGAGGCATGGTGAACGTCCTGACTTTTCACTGGGAAGAAGCTGGTTCGAAGAAGCATTTGATGATGATG GTGTATATACaagaaaaaatttaaatttaccgGAGAAGATGTATAAAAGGAAGACATACTTAGAGTATAACTACGATCCACCATTGACAGAGGTGGGAAAATTCCAGGCTAAAATTGCTG GTGAATATTTACTGAAAACAAACTGCAGTATATCTCACATTTACACGTCACCTTCCTTACGCTGTGTTCAGACATCAGTAGAAGTGTATAAAG tgTTAGGGCtaacaaataaaatcaaaatagaaCCAGGTCTGTTCGAATGGACTTATCATGTTGGAGTGCCAAAATTCATGGATCCCCAGGAGCTGACTGATGTGGGTCTACCAATACTTACAAACCATTGTCCACAGTTTGTGAGAGAGGACTTGGACCCTGATGAAACTGTTGATGAACTCTACCACCGGTGTAACAGAGCTACAAGAGAGATACTCAAATCACATGAAAAAAGTG gAGATAGTGTACTATTAGTAGGACATTCAGGAACATTAGATCTCTGTTCAAGATCATTGTTAGGTAAACAATCAAAAACTGAACCGCAATACCAAGACTTTATTACAAAAATTCCATTTTGTTGTGCAATCAGTATTCAACAGAGTCCGGACAAGAAGAAATGGACAGTCTGTAGTGATCATCATCTTCCATTAAGTATGGGCAAGTGTACAGGTCTGAAGATAGATACATTAAAACGGGTCATGGAGTAG